The Lentimicrobiaceae bacterium genome segment GCTTCTATCGAAACCACCCTCGGATTAAATGGCACTTCTATAGAAGCCATGGAAATCACCAATACAGGTGGTGCCGACCTTACATGGACAATTGCTGTTGATCCTGCAAGTACTTCCTGGTTAACTACAGCCCCTACAAATGGAACTACTGCAGTGGGCCTTTCTACACCTATCAGTGTTCTTTTTGATGCAGCAGGATTGGCAATCGGTGATTATACCGCTAACCTGCTAATTGCCAGTAACGATCCCGCCAACCCCACAGTAACAGTTCCTGTTACCTTGCACGTTGCCGATTTTGTAGCTTATCCTCCAACAAATCTTCAGGCTACCGTAGCTGGTGTTAATGTTCACCTTACATGGGAAGAACCTAATACAGGACCTTCGGGACCAACCGATGATTTTGAAGCTTACGATAATTTTGCAATTGACTTCGCTCCTTGGACAAATGTTGACGTTGACCTGTCAGAAACTTATGGCATGGACGGAACTGACTGGTTAAATGAATACCAGCCACAATCATTCATCATTTTCAACTCCCTTGCTACAACACCAGCTTTAACCGAAAACCTGGCTTATTCAGGAGAAAAATTTGCTGCTTGCTTTGCTGCAACCACTCCTCCTAATAATGACTGGCTGATTAGCCCGCAAACTCCTATTGTTGCAGGTGATCATGTAACATTCTGGGCAAAATCATATACCGACCAATACGGACTCGAAAGATTCAAAGTTGGCGTTTCTACCACTGGTACTGCTCCTGCAGATTTTACCATCATCACTCCGGGAACCTATGTAGAAGCTCCCGTGGATGCATGGACGCAATACAGCTACGATCTTTCTGCCTATGCAGGTCAGAATGTTTATGTTGGTTTCAACTGCGTTTCGGACGATGCGTTCATTTTCATGCTTGATGATGTTACTATCGGTGCAGTTCCCAATGCAAAATCAACTCTTGTAAACAGTCCGCTTGTAAAAGGAAAAACCATGGCTCGTGCTACAGTTGCCGAACCTCACAAGGTAATTACCCAAGATTCTGAAAAAGGAACCCGCGCTCTTACTGGTTACAATGTTTATCGTGATGGTTCGGTTATAGCCAACAACGTACCCGATTTATCTTATGACGACAATAGCCTTGCTCCGGGAACTTATGAATATGAAGTTACTGCTCTTTACGATGAAGGCGAATCAGAACCTGCAGGTCCTGTTTCGGTAACTATTGCAACTCCTGCTTGTGATCCTCCCCAAAATTTATCCACTACTTACCAAACCGGTATGGCTGATGTTCCATTAGCATGGGAAGCCCCCGCCGGTCCAAGTCCTTGGTTACATTGGGATGACGGTGTAAATAACGATGGTATTGGACTTACCGATGGAGGTTCATTCGTTGTTGCTGCCCGTTTTACTCCTACCGAACTTGCTAACTATGACGGATTCAACCTGACTACTATGAGCATTTTCCCACGTGGTGCTACTACTCAATATGTATTGCAAGTTGCCACTGGCGCAAATGCTGCTAACTTAGTGTTAGACCAACCAGTTACAGTTGTTATTGACCAATGGAACGAATTTACTTTAACAACTCCTGTTACCATTGATGCCACTCAGGAACTTTGGATTGGTTATGCTTGTAACAATCAGCCTGCAGAAGAATTTCCTGCTGGATGTGATGCTGGTCCTGCCGTTGATAATTATGGTGATATGATTTCAACTGACGGTGGTGCTTCTTGGGTATCTTTGCATGTTGCAGTTCCTGAAATTAATTCAAACTGGAACATCCAGGGTTTTGTTACCAATGCAAAAGGTGTTAAAACTGCATTAAGCCCAATTGTAAAACAACATATCCACAATGCAAACAATACTTTTGCTAACGGAAATCTCAGCAAAGTAGAAAACAGCGTATTCCAAATGCCATCTGACGATGATACCCGTGCACTCTTAGGTTATAATGTTTACCGCAATGGTGTAAAAATTAATGCGGCAACAATTTCTGGTCTTCAACACACTGATATGGGTCTTTCTTCCGGAGTTTACGAATATTATGTAACTGCTGTTTACGACGCTTGTGAATCAGAAGCATCCAACACCATTCTGGTTGATGTAGTAAACGGTATAAACGATCCTTCGGCTCAATCTGTCGTTGTTTATCCTAACCCCGCCTCCGATTACGTAATGGTTAAAACCAACGAAAACATCGTTAGCGTAAAAGTGATGAACTATAACGGTCAAACCGTTTACAATGCCCTTGTAAATGGCAACGAACTGCGCTTGAGCACTAAAAATCTGAAATCAGGTCTTTATCTTATCCAATTGGAAACCAAATCGGGCTATATTACCCGCAGTGTTTCTATCAGGTAATTAATTTTAACTGAATATAAAAAGGCTGTTATCGTTTGATAACAGCCTTTTTTGTATTTTTACATCAGCTAACAAATACCATGGATACACGTTTCGGCACACTTTTAAAAACACTTCGCAGACAGAAAGGGCTTACGCAAGAAGAGTTTGCATCCGCATTAGGAGTTAAACGCTCAAAGATTGGTGCTTACGAAGAAAACCGGGCTATGCCAAAATTAGATTTATTGAAATCAATCGCTGTGTTCTT includes the following:
- a CDS encoding choice-of-anchor J domain-containing protein; translated protein: MKKKLVLILALIAITIGAMAQWMPQNSGLLAASRGIKYMHAVDQNIVWATAYDGSGSGAYIQEFTRTLNGGNLWTPGTIPSTTGLEMSMIYAIDGNTAWAPMYKQTGTSLQGIYKTTDGGVTWARQATAAFNNSASFPNCVHFFNANTGWCMGDPINGDFEMYTTTDGGTTWVLVPGANIADPVSGEFGVVGYYSVVGDQIWFGTNKGRVYHSVDQGHNWTAAATTLTNKYVDVKFRDALHGIVQDKGESSTGAICETSDGGATWAAVTTSGPIYTNDYCYVPGTPNTWVSTGAATDLSGCSYSFDGGHNWTEFNGTSGIQFLATDWVDNAHGWAGAFTDESLLNGMYVFTGVLTNDPAIAVAPASIETTLGLNGTSIEAMEITNTGGADLTWTIAVDPASTSWLTTAPTNGTTAVGLSTPISVLFDAAGLAIGDYTANLLIASNDPANPTVTVPVTLHVADFVAYPPTNLQATVAGVNVHLTWEEPNTGPSGPTDDFEAYDNFAIDFAPWTNVDVDLSETYGMDGTDWLNEYQPQSFIIFNSLATTPALTENLAYSGEKFAACFAATTPPNNDWLISPQTPIVAGDHVTFWAKSYTDQYGLERFKVGVSTTGTAPADFTIITPGTYVEAPVDAWTQYSYDLSAYAGQNVYVGFNCVSDDAFIFMLDDVTIGAVPNAKSTLVNSPLVKGKTMARATVAEPHKVITQDSEKGTRALTGYNVYRDGSVIANNVPDLSYDDNSLAPGTYEYEVTALYDEGESEPAGPVSVTIATPACDPPQNLSTTYQTGMADVPLAWEAPAGPSPWLHWDDGVNNDGIGLTDGGSFVVAARFTPTELANYDGFNLTTMSIFPRGATTQYVLQVATGANAANLVLDQPVTVVIDQWNEFTLTTPVTIDATQELWIGYACNNQPAEEFPAGCDAGPAVDNYGDMISTDGGASWVSLHVAVPEINSNWNIQGFVTNAKGVKTALSPIVKQHIHNANNTFANGNLSKVENSVFQMPSDDDTRALLGYNVYRNGVKINAATISGLQHTDMGLSSGVYEYYVTAVYDACESEASNTILVDVVNGINDPSAQSVVVYPNPASDYVMVKTNENIVSVKVMNYNGQTVYNALVNGNELRLSTKNLKSGLYLIQLETKSGYITRSVSIR